In Leptospira stimsonii, a single window of DNA contains:
- a CDS encoding OsmC family protein, which translates to MSEHTIGLNWKKGPEDFKYDSYDRTHILQYAGGQTLNGSSTTETYGKSEHANPEELLASSVCSCHFLTFLAVAAKSRYIISAYEDKAIAILEKNSEGKMVVTKIDLYPKVTFEGEKIPDQEVLIELHEKAHRNCFISNSIKSEVKIHPQ; encoded by the coding sequence ATGTCCGAACACACAATTGGCTTAAATTGGAAAAAAGGACCGGAAGATTTCAAATATGACTCCTATGATCGGACTCATATCCTCCAGTATGCAGGCGGACAAACGCTGAACGGCTCGTCAACAACGGAAACGTACGGTAAATCGGAACACGCAAATCCGGAAGAACTTTTGGCCTCCTCCGTTTGCAGTTGCCATTTTTTGACATTTCTCGCCGTGGCCGCAAAAAGTCGTTATATAATTTCCGCTTACGAGGATAAGGCGATCGCCATTCTCGAAAAGAACTCGGAAGGAAAAATGGTCGTCACTAAAATCGACCTTTACCCTAAGGTGACATTCGAAGGAGAAAAAATCCCGGACCAAGAAGTCCTAATCGAGCTTCATGAAAAGGCGCATCGAAATTGTTTTATTTCCAATTCGATCAAAAGCGAAGTAAAGATTCATCCTCAATGA